The window TTGATGTGCTACCAGACACTGGAGGGGGTGGAAATGACTTTGGCAATGCAAGTGGTaaaggaggaggtggtggtggaggcAATAATGGGGGTGATAGTAACGATAGCAATGAGAGTGAAGGGGATTCAGGTGAAAGCAAGGATGAAAACCTTGGGAGCAGCAAGAAGACTGCACTTTCCATGTCTCAAAAGTTAACATTAGTCTATGCTTTCTTGGTAGGAGCAGGTGGACTCATGGGCTATTTGAAAAGTGGCAGTCAGAAGTCATTGATTTCTGGTGGACTAGCAGCCTCGCTACTGTATTATGTCTACACAGCTCTTCCTACAAAACCTGTTTTTGCTTCATcccttggttttgggttgtCTGCTGCTCTCTTGGGAATGATGGGTTCTCGCTTTAAAAGATCAGGAAAGATTTTTCCAGCTGGTATTGTCTCGCTTGTGTCCCTTATCATGACTGGGGGCTATTTGCACGGAATAATGCGCACTGCACACTAATGATGTTTAAGATGCATAAACTTGTTAGGTTTTCCTTATGTTTTGCTTGTTGCGAGGTTTGTGATCTATGACCGTATTTGTTACCATCTTGTTCAGGTACTTAATGTTTACTTTTTTGCAAGAGTTTTAATGTTTGATTCTGGTTGGATTACCTTATAATCTCCAGAAGAGCAGACGTTAGTTTCTTTTACCTTAGAAGGGAGTAGATTTAGGTTCACAAGTGGGAAATCCCTGCTGTTTCAAGGGAAGGGGGAAGTTGGATTTGCAGGTTACTTTGGTCGATCACTTGCCCTTGAAGCAGaaactttcaaaattattttgaagTGCTTGTCATGTTTAGTTTCTTACAGCTTATGAATAAATTGACCTATCAACATCTTTGTCCAAAAACTTGAGTTGGCGGAGGAAAATGCCTCTCTGGCCTTACTCGAGCTTCTGAGTGTTTAAAGCTTAAACATGGTCTGCTGCTGACAAGG is drawn from Coffea arabica cultivar ET-39 chromosome 1c, Coffea Arabica ET-39 HiFi, whole genome shotgun sequence and contains these coding sequences:
- the LOC113728847 gene encoding uncharacterized protein — its product is MSMAMGELLTFSQSSLLLLPKCQLQHSLRAWNPAAQNLASTLAVSSGHFLATKLVLSPIKCVPKKHVFGGIRATVISDSKMPTTFTVDSAGEGVDVLPDTGGGGNDFGNASGKGGGGGGGNNGGDSNDSNESEGDSGESKDENLGSSKKTALSMSQKLTLVYAFLVGAGGLMGYLKSGSQKSLISGGLAASLLYYVYTALPTKPVFASSLGFGLSAALLGMMGSRFKRSGKIFPAGIVSLVSLIMTGGYLHGIMRTAH